From a region of the Lactuca sativa cultivar Salinas chromosome 4, Lsat_Salinas_v11, whole genome shotgun sequence genome:
- the LOC111910628 gene encoding probable glucan endo-1,3-beta-glucosidase At4g16260 — FPWFLCTAAAPIGICYGRVANNLPPPSDAVNLIKTNGISSVRLFNPDPESLKPFSGTGIQLTIGVPNEELPSIATSTATAAQEWLQSNIFAHVPADQIRYIVVGNEVFLKDPFYTPHVLPAISNIYEALKSIGLSEKIKISSAQAASILSNSYPPSSSYFDANILPDLNRLLQFLHDTSSPLMVNVYPYFSYINNREFVSLDSALFRPGNSLHDQDLVYDNLFDQTVDAFIYAMEREGYGEIPVVVTETGWPTAGGEAASGENALCYNGNVVKRGLDNVGTPKRPGIGVEVFLFDLFDEDEKKGNEFEKHFGIFGVNGVKAYDLNFQ, encoded by the coding sequence TTTCCGTGGTTTCTTTGCACAGCTGCTGCCCCTATCGGAATCTGCTACGGTCGCGTCGCCAACAACCTTCCACCGCCCTCAGACGCCGTGAATCTCATCAAAACCAATGGTATCTCAAGCGTTCGACTATTCAACCCTGACCCGGAGTCACTAAAGCCGTTTTCCGGCACCGGAATCCAACTCACTATCGGAGTCCCCAACGAAGAACTCCCTTCCATCGCCACCAGCACCGCCACCGCCGCTCAGGAATGGCTTCAATCCAATATCTTCGCCCACGTCCCAGCCGATCAAATCCGGTACATAGTCGTCGGAAACGAAGTATTTCTAAAAGACCCATTTTACACACCCCACGTGCTCCCCGCCATTTCAAACATTTACGAAGCTTTAAAATCTATCGGCCTATCGGAAAAGATTAAAATCTCATCAGCACAAGCAGCTTCGATTCTCTCAAACTCCTACCCTCCATCATCTTCATATTTCGACGCGAATATCTTACCAGATTTAAACCGACTCCTTCAATTCCTCCACGACACATCATCGCCATTAATGGTGAACGTGTACCCTTACTTTAGTTACATAAACAACCGGGAATTCGTGTCGTTAGACTCTGCTTTATTCAGACCTGGGAATTCATTGCATGACCAGGATCTGGTTTACGATAATTTGTTTGATCAGACGGTTGATGCGTTCATATACGCGATGGAGAGAGAAGGGTATGGTGAGATCCCGGTGGTGGTGACGGAGACAGGGTGGCCGACCGCGGGCGGAGAAGCGGCGAGCGGGGAGAATGCATTGTGTTACAATGGGAATGTTGTGAAAAGGGGTTTGGATAACGTTGGTACACCCAAAAGGCCTGGGATCGGTGTGGAGGTTTTCTTGTTTGACTTGTTTGATGAAGATGAAAAAAAGGGGAATGAATTCGAGAAACATTTTGGGATTTTTGGGGTTAATGGTGTCAAAGCATATGATCTTAATTTTCAGTga